The Juglans regia cultivar Chandler chromosome 16, Walnut 2.0, whole genome shotgun sequence nucleotide sequence AGCACcatccaataataaaatataagcgTTTAGAgtcaaagaaattttataaaaaaaataaatttataaattttatataatatattaatttattttataataaaaatatttttataatattatattaatttataaatttattcttttataatattttttgccaATTCCGACTAAATCATatttagattgtgtttagatgttaaaatatatatagttaaatttaattttttatgactattattgtgatgaatagtgaaataaattatatagaaTCCATCTAAACTGAATAagtgtatttagatattaagataagtttagtattttttatgagaaattaaaatagattataggttctatatataaatatgtgttaagttaaaaaaaattataaattttatatataaagaaattttaaattaagataaatttaataatttaaaaattaaatattcagatgttaaatttaatcttaaattaaattaaatttaactgaGTCTTACTGTCAAATACAGTgttaatattaaaattgaaaaaaaaaagtagtgaaGATGAGTTATGAGTACCATAGCATAACTGCGGAGGCCAGAGATAATCTCACGAAACCCCAAAGATTGTGAAATGCCTTCATTGAAAACCCAGACCAGGCCCGTCCGCAAGTCCcactgaaaatataaataagctGTGCAATCACTATCAACACCCACGATGAGTTCAGCACCACCGCCGCTCCCACCAGCCCCCATCCCAACTTCAGCATCAACAACCAGCTAAAGATAGTGTGTAGAACCAGAACCACCGCCGCAATCACCGCCATCACCATTATCTTGCTTTGCGACTGCAGGAACTTGGCGATCGGGAAGTTCATCGCGTAAGCGAAAAGCTGCGGAATCATCCAAATGGCGAAGACTCCCGCCGCTTCCGATATCGCTTCAGTTTGGCCGATGAGTTTCAAGAGTGGCTCCGCAAAGATGTACAGAAGGCTTAGAAACAAAGCCGTGGTCACCAGAATCACCCACGACCTTTGCATGTAGATCCCCAGCATATCAATCTGTCCAGCTCCGACTGCTTGCCCGCACAGGGTTTCGAGCGCGCTCCCCATTCCAAGCTAATTTGATATTGATCAGTATTTGTTAATCACCTCAACAATCAAGAGAATACATATTCTTcagaattttgataaaatagtgCCATTTTGTTGGTACATACCATGATGCCGAAGGAGAAGCCAGCAATAACAGAGTTTTCAATGGAGACAGCTGCTAGTGCTAGAGTTCCGACGTGGCCGGCGAGGACTTGGGTAACGGCACCGAGTGAGTACTGGCATATGGAGGTGAAGATGGCTGGGCCGGCGAGGTACCAGAGCTTCTTTGACTCAACGAGGAACTCTTTATAGACGTCTCTAAACCCCTTGATAGGAGCGATGTCAGGGACACCGATAACGAACGTGGCTGCAGTGGACGGTATCAGCTGCGCCTGCTCATCCCCTTGTTCTTGGTTTTGGTCCTCGTCCCTGGAGGACAGAAATGGCTGCTTACCATCctccatgagagagagagagagattggccTTTAGGTTTCAACTAGCTGTAAGTAGTAGATGGATCAAACCAGCTTTAAGGCTCCAATGTCTTGATGTTCATCAgcagaattatatatattctcttgCCCCCAACTACCTTTCTTCGTATGACCCAAATTTTATTTGCTACTATAATTATAATGGGTTGCTCCTGACCTTTAAATATTTatcttcttaaatttttaaaaattaatttccgTAATTTAATCACTCAAAGCGGTGACCTAATTTTTCTACATCCATCCCAGTACTAGAGTTGATGGTTTGTTCATGACATTTTCATTCAAAACagatgtcaaaaaaaaaaaaaaaaaaagattgtgtTTGTGGGTTTGATACTTCATtgggtaattaataattattttgtaaatgatGATTACTCTTTTTGGTCACATATTACGGCCTCGTAGCCTGCCATAGCTGGtgtatacaatatatatatatatatatatatataatataaattttcaaagcTCAGTCGAAAGGGGATCATAGAGTAACATGCATGGAAGCTCTGCCTTCTttacatataaattattgatatggCCTGCCCATTGACTAAAACCTGACGTAGTACTATAtcttttttctattatataagTGTTTATCTAATTGCTACAGTATTTTCCTTATCCTTCTGTTAAATCTTCTTATTTCCGTTAACTCCGTTAACTTTTACCCAACACGTCGTAACCAAAGCCACAGTCCACATGCCCAAGAACATTGGCAGGACTGACTTATAAAGGTTTTTTCCATCACATTTTACATACTGCGTCTGGCTTGCCTCCTGTGCAAAAATAACAGGAAATCTTCTGTTACAAATCTTCTGTTACATGTTGATCAACAGGTAACAAATCTTCTGATCAACAATAACTCTACTCTCTCCCAACATATTTCATCAACTATATATgactttttcattaaaaaataaaatcgtttaTTTATCCATTAAAcacattagtaatttaaaaaaaaaaaaaatctatttgcccATTAAACATAGTAACTAGTAtcaaagatatttatatttcgAGTGGTGCTAAGGCTACTGAGACTCTCACTGAATCTTTGTACGGAacagtgcaattttttttttgtttcaaatatttttttacactcatttaaacatttaaaaaaaaaattcacaaactcactaaaaaacatttccttaatcatttatatttaaaaaaaaatagaaaaatcatttGGTAGCTTTTTTTTGGGTAGTCACTCTGGGTGAGAGTGGCATTTCccttatatttctttgtttttttaatatttataataaataatatattacataccAACATGCAAATAACATAACAAATATTCTGGTtgtctatttaaatttatttttaataaaattttgaattttttatataagtactgtacatttttagattatataaatttcgtatatatatttttaaaaaaaagtgaattttactgttaaaaatataattaattaattttttgtcgCAGGATTCTCAAATATATGGTAGGGTTGAATGTAGATTGAGTTTTGTCGGtttattgagattttgaattagacatgatcatcatcatgtatagCCAAAGTActgctacgtacgtacgtactgatATTAAATCATGACAAATTAGTATTATTGTTTTACTTTTTACAACTTTCTGATCCTCaaattttttcttgtaatatatatatatatatatatatagaaatgatattacaatcgtaaatatataaatattatataattattttaaaaaaatattaaaatttatataaaaataataattttttaataatagattatattactttttaaaataattacacgacatttaaatattttataattatatataatattatttgtatgtatatatatatatattatatcactTCCAAAAAGTGAAGTCAATTATTAGATTGAAATATCGCACTCTTCTTCTAAAACTTTGTACTTTGTCAGTATGCTTTTATTTAGAACTCATTGTCGACGGACCATATTACTAAGTTTGGATTTGGTTGGAAATAATCACAGATTCGGACACTTTTTATAAGATggttaaaaaatttaagtttttcttttatttgatctTATGAGATATAGACAAACAATAATTCATTATAAGACAAGCACATAAGGCTCACACCCTGATGATCAAGTCACGTTGTATGGGTTTTATTTAGATTCagaaataagttaaaatgattttaaataagttgaataaaatattattataatattatttttaatattattattattttaagatttaaaaaaattaaattatttattatattttatataaaaaattataataataagatgaattaaattgATGAGTTGAATCTGAAATTTAAACATGAGTTTAATTAACATAGTACTGACAAGATACGGTACCTCCAACATTAACATCATGATGTTGTTTCATTCACTTTTCCACCGCACAGATCTTACCATCCCTTCATCTACAATTAACCCACCCATCTACTTGTGTAAATTAATTTGTCTCATATATACCAAGTAGTAGTCACTTTCTCTCCGAATTAATTAGGTAGCTCTCATGTCACCCTTCTAGACTCTCTTACCGTAACTGCCTACGTACCGGACTACTTACCCcctcatctttattttttattcttctggTTTTAGGCACGCGCGATAAAGGTACTTGATCCATCGTGTTTCCAATCAATCGTTtctaatttactttttcttcgactcacattttcttttctaaaggAAAAAAGACCATGAACCAAGCAGGCCGGGTCCTAATTAACGTACATAATAATTTGCATGGCAATCGTGTCCTGCATGTActctcactaaaaaaaaaaaattatttatttacgattaattaattttaataaaatgatgatttataattaaaattaattataaataattttttaattataataaattaatcataaaaattcatttttcttataatatcgCTGCACTGTCCCAGGGCCTCAAGGTCTATGAATGAACACGTACGTGCGTTGAGATCATTTTAAATCTTCCGGCCAGCTTCCCACATGCAAATGCTGGAAACTAactaattttgtattatatatatagcgtaCGAACTTCTTCTAGAAGCACTATATATAGATTCAGTAATAAAGGATTAGCTGAGTCAATTCAGATataaatttgagatgaattaaaataaattaaaaataatagaataaaaattaaattatttattatattttatataaaaatttaaaaaaattatttcaaaaattaaaaaatttaaattgttattattatattttatataaaattaaaaaaattataataataagataaaataaattaagataaattactATAGATTTTGAATACAGTTTTAAATCTATGCTGCATGCACGGAGAGGACAAAAAGTTGCTGTCACGAATGGATCGACACGATTAACGTTAATGCATAGCCTCCAAGACTCAACTAGCTAATGCTAAGAACggtcttaattaattataataattatgcaCGCAGGTATAATCTACCTGTCAACAAACACGTCGCTTTAATTTATTGACCTCGGAATGGAAGTCGGAATGGTAGATAGCAGTGATTGTCGATTTGGGAGTCACTTCAAACGTAAGAGAGAGAAGCAGATAGAGCTAACTAGCTAGCATACAGCCGCAGCTACTATTAGAACAGAGTCCAGACACTACTGCTTGGAAAATAGTACCGAAACGACGAACAAACTCTTATAAGGAATCGTGTTCGAGGCTCTTAGCTCTGGTTACGACAAGCGGTACTTTCAGTTGAATGCGCTGACgtacatatatttatagaattttgataCACAACTTCTCTATCTTTATCtttatgcatcatatttttttaaatttattatttttaaattaatttaattcttttatttattattcatatattaaatatttatatatgttttttttttcatatgactataattttataaaatatatcgtaaaaataacatcactttataaaaaaaaaaaatagattactatatatgtaGCATCACTTTGTGTGAAATCTTGTGAAAAACTTATTGACTTgtcactttattattaatacgtcaaatacatttttaattgGAAAGCTTAATTATCAcattaattaacaataataatattttcgtATTGAGATTGTTTTAATTCTCTAATAAGcagaatatttaatttatatataccaaCTTATAAATAGAGTTATTATCTTGTGTTCCTTTGTTTGTACGTGGcttgaaaattataaacaaacaaatatttgagAATGTTTCTCTAGAATATTTGAGAAAGCGATTTTGAAATGTGTTTTCTAtttgattttgtaaaaaattaataaaattaatcttgtACGTGAAATTATAaacagttaaaataaaatttttattctattttatgaaaaagatgtttaaaatcaaggtccaaactttattttttaattaaaaagaaaaaagaaaattgaaaatttaacaTAATCGATCGAACAAGCCCCCGACTGTTCGGTCCAGACTCGTGCACGGCTGTAATCTTCAACCCGAGAAGCAAGGCAAAGCTTCCggtaaaaacaaattaaggacATGTGACCATAAAAGTTGTCGAAGACTTCGAggataaaagaaacaaaacaggCACAGGAAAGAGAGTAATATCTGTCGCCATCTTCTTATTGCAGGAAAGTGACACAAATGATACTTGCAATCTTGTAATGGATGGctcactctttttttaaaaaattagaatttatttaaaaaaattatcttattaataataaattccattactttaaaaagaatatgccagaattatataaaaaacatcaTTGATAATACAAAAGACAGAGGGCATATATGTAATAGGAAAAATCTGAATATAAACGAATTTGAATACCAATACCGAGGTGGAAAAGTTGACTTTTCCTTCCTTTATTTATAGACtctaattttgttataatattcCAAGTATAAAAAGTGGTGATTCAACACCATACCTACgcaccatttttcttttcattttattactcCTAAGTCCTACCTaccttcatctctctctaatCTTAATTATCTACTAACTTCTACGACATCACCTCCTCctgctactactactactattatCAGCCTTCAAATTCATAACTTCCGTCGTGGCTCTCAAGCAAACTCAAGATGTTAAAACATACAGATTTTATACAAATTCATCAACTGCAACATCCATTCTATTTTACTTACGTATATTTTACACAAACTCATTTATACAAAATTACAGAGATTTTACACACtcatattatcacaatattACATAGATTTTATACAATCATATCATCACAAACTTTACACaatcatattatcacaaattacacagattcacattttttgtttttcatttccaCTATCAAATTACACATAAATAAACTAAGAGATAGAGAAAAAACAGTGtctaaaagagagagaagatgaagggagaagagagagaggcttacCGTGTCTCCAGAATTTTGAGAGGACATTTATTGGACTGTGACCTTGGGAGGTGGTTGGGGAAGGGTGGTTGATTGGGTGAGGTTGCGCAAGGGGGAGAGGCTCGCAGTCGTAGGAAGAGAGAGGTGAGGTCGTGGCAGGAGGGAGACACTCACAGTCGccggaagagagagagagacgagagtaTTGCGGGGtgaggaagaaaagaataacGGGAAAAAtgtcagttttatttttattaaattttgtgatGGTTTATTATTGCTGCAAAAGTTGAATATGCCGCCgcaaaaaaattatccaaaatagaaaaaataattcaggtaagtttatatgcGACGAGAAAAAGTCGCTGCAAATTAAAAGCTAATAACATCGTTGCAAAAACTACTAACcaatgagaaattaatatttctagTAAGATTATTTGTGGCGAGAAAATGTCGCCAAataaaacccttttttttttgctgcaaAAACATTTTTCCTCACAAAATTTTACTTGTCGACATGATCTCATGGTAAAATGCTAGCTTTTTTCCCACGACAAGTTTTCGtgttatcaactaattatttttcacGAATGTAtatcttagaaaaaatattcacGAAAAAAGctcatatttcttgtagtgtgtgtGGTGTAGAGGCTTTACATTAATAGCGgtactcataaaagttatatatcggtaaaatcatctttaaagaaattcaactttcatttcaaacacagaaaactttataattttccttacacatatcaaaataaaattataaaaaacatgaCTAAGCATCTcctttaaatttctaattattatagtCTTTGATAGAATAATAGtaatccattattatttttaaataaaattcgtagaatttttttctcaatgaaAACTAACGGGTGATCTTTTATAAGCTCATCTTATATTCTAGTACAtaagctaattaattatacaagTCTTATATAAAATTGGAATATTTTAGTCCACACATTAAGtatatacactacaacaaaattggGCTTTtgccaccatttttttttccagcggATCATAACTTGCCTCAAATACACAGATTTATTCACCAAAGTCACACCTCCAGAAACAGGCAATTATGTTGTCAATAAAAAGCATTCTTTTCTGCAATAATATTTCGCCGCAATTAATTTTGACATTATAAGtcatatttgacatgtttactGGAGTGTTATAACGACATATAGTCGCCGCTACCGTGGTTCCCATTATATTGATGACTAAATCTTTTTGTGACGATAAAAAATTGTCATTATAGCTGGTTATATAAATAGCACGGTCGTTAATACCCGCGGGACTTTTTCCCCTCTCTTCTGATTGGTTTCTGATTAATTGCAGACTTCCATTTTGGGCAAAACCCACATTGTCCATGGCTAAATCCCCGTACTTATCACAGATCAAGAATCCCTTTGCTGCCTAAATCTTCTTTCAAACCAATTTAATACGGAATTGTCTTCGACGGTGATGATTGTTGATGGtttgcatattttctttttcctggtCGATTCGCACGCGGTGGTATCGGGAGATTCTATCCCTAGCTGTCATTGCTCAATCTTCCCCATCCCTTGACTGACTTACAAAAATCAACACTTTCAGCTGCCTTTCATGTGAGCTAGCAAGGGGAGTAGTTGGAAGCTACGGTCAGGTACGTAAGAAGCCCTTCTATTTTTTCCATTGCCACACCTGTTTTgctatatttatatgtttgtcTCCATTTTGTTGAGATGTATGAAGAGGGGAAAAGAGGTATTTCTTGGTAGATTTATATCACATGAAAATTGCTAGtgacattttatataattgagAAAACTCTACACTGCAAAAGTTTGGGACACGGCAGATAATGAAGGGATAAAGAACTTCTTTTGTCACTTAGGGATTATCAACGCTTGATGACAACCTTTACCTTACACTTagatcaaatatttaattattcttaaacaTCATACTGCTAAGTTCCGAACAACGTTAATATTCACTTGTTgcttccattaagaaaaatctgTATGATGTTTATACTTCCCTCCACCATGTTGTCATACATAAAGTTATAGCTTCTAgatcttttaatatatttgtatgTTCCATCAACCAATTGGTAAGTTTTGAATGATAGATTCGACTATGTTGACTAAGATGAAATATACAAATGGGTTTGTTATTGATGTTGCTCAATTTGTTGATGGCTGCAACATTGTTATATGTTAGTGGAATATGGTAAATAGGGAACTTGGAAAAAACCTTTGCAACTTTGTTAGTGTGGATCCCATTTGCTCCATTGCCATTCAAATTAACTGACATATAATTTGTACTAATGAActaattatatctattttattctattttcataattacaaAATCATGCCAGAAATCTAAGTTTATATATCTGGGTATAGAAAAAGCATGCACACAACTATCAAGCTAGTTGGGTGCCCAAAAATGTTAGTTAACGTTCCAATTTATAAAGGATTTCTCAacaattatcattttatatgaGACGTAGTTTAACAAATATATGTTAGACATCACAACCATGACTTTCTGCTTTATAActtagtgtttttttaattgcttttatgttttttttttctttctagtttgacatttttattcttcatcaATGTTGGTGGTTGAGCTATCTTTTCAAATGTTCTTAAGGTTCACTTGTGATGTTGCAACCTACGTTTGAATCCAACTTGAAGTGATGAAGTATCAATTTCATCAACACAACTTTAGAATTCAAGAACTCTTGAAAACATGAAATATGGTTTATTAGAATCTTTAACTGGAGTAGAAACAGAAAAATGTGAGACTCTCaagaagtgatttttttttttttttttctttttgtctaagAAGCAAACTACCAAACAACTAGGGAAGCTATCACTCTTCATGTCCAGTGTTCTAAGTAAATCTCAATTCCTTAGAACCTTCAAATACTAACTCTGTCAAGATACATGTAATAATGGAAATCCAAAAAGTAAATTCCAATCTCCAATTAAAACCAAACGTACACACTTATAATGTTTCAAAACAAACAATTTGAATATTCACTAAATACAATTGATTCATATTATAGACCCTAGCTTGTATTGTGCCCCATTATCAACAACAAGTTGGACTCTAATGTTCAAATGCTTGTTGTTTCTAATGTAGACTACTTTGTAACTTTATAGGATGATGAagttacacaaaaaaaaaaaaaaaaaaagttcaatctAAACAAACCACATTCCAATATCCTGCTACAACAAACATGCTTAGTTACAGCATGAACTCTCTCATGCTGAATGTCCTACATGTAAGGCATTGATGACTAAGATGATGAACAACAAAATAGCTTAAACTTTGCTGATGAAACTTTTAATGATCTAAAGACCCTTGTCTGCCCTCTCCTTTTCCTTCTAGGATGAATCTGAAAAGTGTCCCTTATTTTTTCTCTGCTTTTTCCGTTATGCTCCTTCCTTTTGTATTGCTCTTAACCGATTCTCTCCTTGGACCACAGAATCACATCCTCTTGCTCTACATCGAGTGTGTTTGTTAAATACCCAAATTAGTTGACTTCTTACTTTCCAAAGATGACCTACAACTAATAGCCCCAATTGCTCACCACTATAAGGGCAAAGGTGGAACATTAAACTTAATTCTAAAGGTCAGTATGAATGTCACATTATTCTTGTTTTTAACCAGGTGTTTTATAAGTCTGTTTAAGAGCAAATTATGATATTATCAATGTAACCCAAATACTATAATCTACTACATAATCAAGTGCTTAGTTCATTTTAGCTAAACAATCtgttgaatgtaaaataatccTCTCCATGAGGAAGCTCAAATTGTTGGTGCTAATCttataaatagttttataaaCTCCATATTATAGAACCAATAGGCCTAAAATCTCTCATCTCCATAGCCCCtgacttttttaaatatgtcaAAGAAAGTCTCATTAAAACTCTTCAAAAACTTCGTATACGAAGATGAACTCATCAAATACATCTCAGGATGGCAACCCTTACAATGTCCCAACAAATGTCATCTCTTGCTGGAATATATGTTCCCAAACTTCTCTTTACTCCATCTCCTCAGATCTTTCTTAAGTGATTCCAATTTTCCAGCCAATGAAAAACTTGGAGAATCCAGAAAATAGCCATTACTCTGGTTTCCACCAGCCAATGCTGTCCATATCCTATCAACCAATTTAAAGCACATCATGTGTAATGCTTTCTTATTCTTTATTTGTAGTTTGTTCGTGTCATTTGTGATTCATAATGGGATAAAGGTACCTCCTTCTTTCTCCTAGTCATGGCACCTCCACCTATATGCTTATAGGATTTACATGC carries:
- the LOC108989088 gene encoding protein DETOXIFICATION 29-like, which encodes MEDGKQPFLSSRDEDQNQEQGDEQAQLIPSTAATFVIGVPDIAPIKGFRDVYKEFLVESKKLWYLAGPAIFTSICQYSLGAVTQVLAGHVGTLALAAVSIENSVIAGFSFGIMLGMGSALETLCGQAVGAGQIDMLGIYMQRSWVILVTTALFLSLLYIFAEPLLKLIGQTEAISEAAGVFAIWMIPQLFAYAMNFPIAKFLQSQSKIMVMAVIAAVVLVLHTIFSWLLMLKLGWGLVGAAVVLNSSWVLIVIAQLIYIFSGTCGRAWSGFSMKAFHNLWGFVRLSLASAVMLCLEVWYFMALILFAGYLKNAEVSVDALSICMNILGWTIMVALGMNAAISVRVSNELGAAHPRTAKFSLVVAVITSFLIGVVLSLILIITRNDYPSLFSSDTDVEDLVKELTPILALCIVINNVQPVLSGVAIGAGWQAVVAYVNIACYYVFGIPLGLIMGYKLDMGVRGIWYGMMTGTIVQTCVLFFIIYRTNWNKEASIAEHRIKKWGGHAENDVDKTAET